The following coding sequences lie in one Candidatus Schekmanbacteria bacterium genomic window:
- a CDS encoding 2-C-methyl-D-erythritol 2,4-cyclodiphosphate synthase, which translates to MRIGIGNDVHPFEEGRRLVIAGIEIPYERGLGGHSDADVLSHAICDALIGALGEGDIGEHFPDTDDEYENISSLVLLKKVKELIDNNGFFIENIDATIIAEEPNFSDYKDRMEQNLSEVLEIEPHQINIKAKTNEKMGFIGRKEGVAAIAVALINTF; encoded by the coding sequence ATGCGGATAGGAATAGGCAATGATGTCCATCCCTTCGAGGAAGGCAGACGGCTTGTTATTGCTGGAATTGAAATTCCTTATGAAAGAGGATTAGGTGGCCATTCAGATGCCGATGTTTTAAGTCATGCAATCTGTGATGCTTTGATTGGCGCTCTTGGTGAAGGGGACATTGGTGAGCATTTCCCAGATACAGATGATGAATATGAAAATATTTCAAGTCTGGTGCTTTTGAAAAAAGTCAAAGAGTTAATTGATAATAACGGTTTTTTTATTGAAAATATCGATGCTACAATAATCGCTGAAGAGCCGAATTTTTCAGATTATAAGGATAGAATGGAACAAAACCTTTCTGAAGTTCTGGAGATAGAGCCACACCAGATCAACATAAAAGCAAAAACCAATGAAAAAATGGGATTTATCGGAAGAAAAGAAGGAGTGGCAGCAATAGCAGTGGCTCTTATAAACACTTTTTGA
- a CDS encoding PIN domain nuclease gives MVALSSYFGSRIFNEIAFLKGNESYRFIIGAIAGAVLGLLVVAIEIRLSKITLKTVAFGAVGLLVGLIVCNAIINTICVSLGVEDVGKDVYPVAYLVCAYLGLMLAAKKAHSTTFSKILPFLGSKSEAESYKILDTSVIIDGRIYDICETDFLEGVLIVPQFVLRELQHIADSSDSLKRNRGRRGLDVLNKLQKLNQIEVRVVENDYPKIPEVDSKLVALARDMGAKILTNDFNLNKVAELQGVSVLNINLLANALKPVVLPGEIMKVYLIKEGKESGQAVAYLDDGTMVVVDNARDQLGSNVDVTVTSVLQTTAGRMIFGKLKESDSYSESDSSKKYEE, from the coding sequence ATAGTAGCTTTATCATCTTATTTTGGCTCTCGTATCTTTAATGAGATTGCCTTTTTGAAAGGAAATGAGAGCTATCGTTTTATCATTGGTGCTATTGCAGGTGCAGTTTTAGGATTATTAGTTGTAGCAATTGAAATCAGGTTGTCCAAAATCACCTTAAAAACTGTTGCTTTTGGCGCTGTAGGATTATTAGTTGGTCTTATTGTCTGCAATGCAATTATAAACACCATATGTGTATCTTTAGGTGTAGAGGATGTAGGGAAAGATGTTTATCCTGTGGCTTATTTGGTTTGCGCCTATTTAGGATTAATGCTGGCAGCAAAAAAAGCGCATAGTACAACATTTTCTAAAATCCTTCCCTTTTTAGGTTCAAAATCTGAAGCAGAGAGCTACAAGATTCTTGATACGAGCGTAATCATAGATGGAAGGATTTATGATATTTGCGAAACTGATTTCTTGGAAGGTGTTCTTATTGTTCCTCAGTTTGTTTTGAGAGAGCTTCAACATATTGCCGACTCCTCAGATAGTTTGAAAAGAAATAGGGGAAGAAGGGGGCTTGATGTATTGAATAAACTTCAAAAACTTAATCAGATTGAAGTGCGGGTTGTTGAAAACGACTACCCAAAAATTCCTGAAGTTGATTCTAAGTTGGTTGCTCTTGCAAGGGATATGGGCGCAAAAATTCTTACAAATGATTTTAATCTCAACAAAGTAGCTGAACTGCAAGGTGTAAGCGTCCTTAATATCAACCTGTTAGCTAATGCACTCAAGCCAGTAGTTTTGCCAGGTGAAATTATGAAGGTTTATCTAATTAAGGAGGGTAAAGAGAGCGGTCAGGCAGTTGCATATTTAGATGACGGAACTATGGTAGTTGTAGACAATGCCAGAGACCAACTTGGCTCAAATGTTGATGTGACAGTTACAAGTGTTCTGCAGACAACTGCTGGTAGAATGATATTTGGGAAGCTCAAAGAATCGGATTCCTATTCAGAGAGTGATTCATCCAAAAAGTACGAGGAATAA
- the ispD gene encoding 2-C-methyl-D-erythritol 4-phosphate cytidylyltransferase, translating into MFVSAIVVAGGLGLRMKTDRPKQFLKIGSKYLIQHTLEKINEINIIDEVVLTLPLQNYDKWNSMVEELIEKMNLKVDKIVKGGEKRQNSVYNGFKNCNPCADIILIHDAVRPFFETDLVKDAIAHLKNYDGVIFAVPISDTVKKIDSNKVITETLDRKELFRAQTPQIFKRDVLEKSFDYAFESNREYTDESSMAEEIGARIRIIESSEKNIKITKPDDIKLAEFLLGNFD; encoded by the coding sequence ATGTTTGTGTCGGCAATTGTAGTCGCCGGAGGCCTCGGACTACGGATGAAGACTGATAGACCAAAACAATTTTTAAAAATAGGTTCAAAATATCTGATTCAACATACACTCGAAAAGATAAATGAAATCAATATTATAGATGAAGTAGTTTTAACATTGCCTCTCCAAAACTATGATAAATGGAATAGTATGGTTGAAGAGCTGATAGAGAAAATGAATTTAAAAGTGGATAAAATAGTAAAAGGTGGAGAAAAGAGACAGAATTCAGTGTATAATGGATTTAAAAATTGTAACCCTTGCGCTGATATAATATTGATACATGATGCTGTAAGGCCCTTTTTTGAAACAGATTTGGTAAAGGATGCAATCGCTCATCTTAAAAACTATGACGGGGTTATATTTGCAGTGCCAATAAGTGATACGGTAAAGAAAATTGACAGTAATAAGGTAATTACAGAAACTTTAGACAGAAAAGAGCTTTTCAGGGCTCAAACGCCTCAGATTTTTAAGAGAGATGTTTTGGAGAAATCTTTTGATTATGCCTTTGAGAGTAATAGAGAATATACTGATGAATCATCAATGGCTGAAGAAATTGGGGCAAGAATAAGGATTATTGAGAGTTCTGAAAAAAATATAAAGATAACGAAACCAGATGATATTAAATTGGCTGAATTTTTACTTGGAAATTTTGATTGA